AGATACAGACAAGCAGAGACACTGCAATCAGAGAAACGGTGCCTGAGGTTACACCCGGGACAACCATGCTCGTTCCCGCACAGTATTTCTTCTTGAACATTTTACACATCTTCACTATCCTATAATATAGAGGGTATGGGGGGGTCATAAACAGGGCTACCAGCTACCTTTTTAATGCAAATCCTCAGTCAAACCCCTCCCACAGCTCCCTGTCACCTGTAAGACGTGGAACCCTCCTTAATCTAGCATTCAAGACCCACTCCCATCTAAGCAGGAGTGACCCAGCCTTGTCTCTGCCTCGTGGCCTCAGCCTGACTCTACAGACCTACAACACAGTCCCCTCTCCCTGATAAACAGGCCTCTGTGCTTCTGCTCACACTTGCCCTCCTACCTAGAGTGCCTTTGCCGCTCATCTCTGCTCAAGAAATTCCTTCTCATCTCCCAGGACTCCAGTCGAACGCCTCCACCCTCCCCTGGCCAAACCCATCTTTCCCATCTCTGCCTTCTTGGAGCATGTCAATCACTCTAATTAGCTACAGGTAGTTACGTAACACGTTTTCCCCAACTGTCTCTGAATCCATAAAAGGCAGGGAACATCTCTACCTTCATCCTCCACCCCACTTTGCTAATGGCCTCTCAGTGAAGGCTTGGTCAACGTGTCCACAGAAAGCATCCCAAAGAAGACTGATGCTGAGAATGAAAACGCGTCCCTCCTTGCGATTCAAAGTAAAGCATCTGCAACGTCAGACCCAAAAGGATCTGAAGTTGTGCCGGCCTTTTTCACTCGTCTGCACTGCTGGGCAGGCTGGCTTTCAGAAAACCAAGCCCCGGGCCCTCACGCTGAGCATGCGTCCCATCTGAGAGACCCCACAGATCTTCCAGTGTCGCGCTCAGCTCGCCTCGGAGGGGAATCCCACAACACGGTCCATCTTTCCCTCCTGCTTGCCAGGGGATTGATACTTGCGAGTGCAGTTTGCTTAACCCAGGCCCCAAAAGGGCTACTGTTGATACACAGGCCAGAGCAACTATTTCTCGGTAGGAGGGGAAACAAAGGACAGAGAAATACTTTCCAGACCACATCGTTTCCTCTGTAAGCAAGAGCGGCAGTCGGAGATACAACCACGCAGACACATATAGCGGGGACCGCAGTGCCTGGATGTAGCAGGTGTCTAGTGAATATTtgtggaaagaagagaaggagggatgACAGGGCCCTGGGATCAAAAGTGGCTGAGTTAACAGTTCAGCCCAAGAGGGCTGCAGTCTATACCCAGACACTTCCTCTGAAAAAAAGGTCTAGAGCCACTTTGACAATGCAGTCCCATGATGAGTCACCCTGTAACACGGTGCCCAGAATTAAAGAGCTgctttgaaattcatttttactATGGTGGTGGGCAGGCCCACAAACAGATTTACCCAACTGGGCTTAAGAGTGTCAGTCTGCAGTGGTTTTCAGTGTGGTGGCGGGACGGAAAACAGAGCTTCACAGGGCTGTGCCCCACCTACCAGGGCTGGCACCCTGCCTTGCCAGTCCCCAGGTCCTGTGGCTCCTCGGAGTGAACGCCTGGCAACTGGGTGGGTTCTAGCACTGTGGCACGAAGAGGGAAGCAAGGGGGCAGGTGGTGGGAGAGGAGGTGAGATGGAGGGCCAGATCATGCAGGGCCCTGAGGGTCACCTTAAGGTCCCTGGCTATTGAGCACAGGGGGCACTGAAGCTCTCCCAGTCGAGGAGAAATGAGATCATTTAAAAGGCCCATCCCGGCTACCATATGGGAAAGAAACTGTAGTGcgcagaggaggagaggaggagtggGAAGCACGGTGAAGAGGGCTGAGTGACTTGGACAGCACAGCGGTGGGTGAAGGTGGGAAGAGTGGCCAGCATGGGGGTGAGTGCCACATTCTGAGTCCTTTAGAGCAGGGAGGGGCATTACTGATTCGCCACCTGTGAGAACCAGTGATTCTCGAACACCACCGTGCCCGAGATGAGAGTGACCTGGAAGTgtgttaaaaatatagattctGCGTCCCCCATCCCCAGGAGTTCTAATTCAGCCAGTCTGCAGCAAGGTCCACCCGTATGCATTTTAATAAGCTCACCTGGCGTTTCTACAGAAGTGGTCCCTGGATCACACTTGGAAAAAAcctacagtggcccaatctttgCACTTAAAACCAGAGAAGGGTCAGAGTGGGGGGTGGCTTGGCCCTAGGCACCAaggtgagaagagagagaaggccccctgcctcccagcctgggcTCTCCCCACCAGCCCTCGTGTGCTGCCAAGTCTGCAACAGCTAAGTCCTCCAGATTCTGAACAGACCCCTTAAAAAGGGCAGAGGGTGACGCCCCATAGCAGCCTATGACAGTAGCAGCCTATGATACACTACAGCTGTCTGTGTCCACCACGGCAGCCTCAATGCCTAGCAGTGCCTCAACCAGAGCTAGTGCTCCATAACTGTTTGCTAAATCGTTGCCCCTGACTGAGGAAAgaatgtgtgtgtggggtggaTCCTAGTAATCAGACAGGACCAGAGAGAGACATGCTCTGTGGAGATGGCTCCATGCCTGCACAGATGGACAGAGCCACTCTCAACTGCCACAGGGATGTCCTCGAACAGACTCGAGGACAACCAGCCCTGGTGTAGAAGCTGCATCTACAGAGAGTTTTCAGACTGAAGCAATGTTGTCTTGTCAGTAAAACTGATAGAGGAACAGTCTCAACATTTCCTTTCAAAAGCCGGGTGTATTTTTCCACTCCTCCTTTTCAGATGAAGAACACAGGATGTGGCTTTCACTTCTACCTTTAGACTTAACACTGCAAAACTGGGTGTACTGTTTTAGAAGTATTCAATAAAGCCCTCTGAGCAAGGATACTGTATCCATTCATAAATCATTTTAAACTAGCATGTGATGCTCTCTAGGGGCattcactttatttaaaaatataagacatcAATACTGATCATTAAAAAATGACTGTCGTTATCATCCATTTTCTGAATTAAAAGAATCAAGAAGTGGATTGGGATCCCGAGACCATATTAGCAGACAGAGGTGGAGAAACGTGGCAGGCTGGGAAAATGCCCTGGGCATTCTCTGTCTGCTCTTTTGCTCGGTGATGCTAAATGAGGTACATACAGCAGCTCATCATAGATTATCAAGAAACAGAAGCACCTGGAAATACATTGACCCTCACCAAGACCACCACCTGACCTTGGGATTCAGGTTTCAAAAATTGGGGTCTGCGGAGGGATTTAGCCTAGCCTCTCATAGCCACCCCGAAGGACTTGGGAAGGTGGAGGTTTTTAACCACACAAAGTGCCATCTGCACTTGTCATAAGCCACATACAAAGACAACAAGAAACACACCTAAATTTCTTAGTGAATGTATCCTGCGATTCTTGTTGCTGGAAACAAGTGTGAAATCATTTCTACTATCATGCCCCAAATAAGTGTTTGCAGTAATCACGTATCAGAGGCCATGAACTTCTCTGTCTTCTTATCTCATCCTCTCTGGTGACTCTGCAAAGCTACTCttgcattttctactttttaataacTACACATATTAGAAATCTAGCCCAAAGCTGAAGCCACGGGGCACCTGTTCTCTTAAAGTTTGGGGGCAGAAGATGCAGATTCCATGGGCCACACTGAGGACACGCAATGTTATTCCTCatttaccaaaacaaaaatttgtgCTGACTGGTGAGATGTGGTCAGTATTTTGCAGATTGTAGATGAAGCATAGTCAAGCTTTGTAACTCATTCTGTCTGCTTTTCCTCATTCATCACCTATCAAGAAACTTGAAGCTTTTGCCATATAAGTAGCTCAGTGATCCAAAGCACATGAAGGAGGGGTCTATTGGTGAAGACGTCACTCGCATGACACAGGCAAGGCCAGCGTCAGAGACGGAAGCATTTTCAACTGCTGGTGAAGAAACCCAGCCTGAGTATCATTACCAGAATGTAAAGCCATGCGATGGGACAACAGAGTATTTCAGGGATTTTCCTTTGCTCTTTGTAAATTGAGTGTTACAGACAGGACTCTGGAATCTCCAGTCCTGGGAATGGTGGATGCTTGGCCAGCTCTACACACTTACAACGAAGAACAGTAGCTGCTATACTCACATGGGTGACCTTCCAAAGGCCGTCCCCAACATCGGCTACGACGGCATCTCTACTCCGTAATGTGAAAAGTTCTTTGACACCTACCTTTCCTCCCGAGTCCCAGAAACTCCTAAGAGCTGCAGGTGAACCGTGAAGGTCTTACATATGTTCCTCTGAACACCTTCTCTAGTCTGTTGTTTGGGGGAGGTTTAACTCATGGGCATCCTGGAGGAGGAGAAACAGTTCTTTTGAAAGCTTCCATTACATAACTTTTATTGTGTCCCTTTTTCAGGAGGTGCAGCCTAGCGACAACTTCTCAGACTGATGTTGCATATGTCAGTTCGTGTTCACTTCCCACAGAACCCCAGGGGGATGAGTGTGGGACACACAGGAATTCTTTTAGCTTTTCCCAAAGAATCACCAGCACTAACCCTTTTAGGGTTACACTTGGCTTATTTAGGGATCTTTCTGGAAATGGACACGTCTGACATCGTGTAGTTAAAAGAAATCTAATGTACTAACAAAAATCCTGGTGAATTTAGAGGTTTATTGACAGCAAAATCACCTCCATATGTTACTTCCGTCAAATCATCTGCATGCTTTTTTTTAGTGCCATGGTTATCTAGAAACTGGGGAGGAAGGACACAATTCGGTTGCCAGACAGACACACTGCAGCAACAGTGGAAATCACGTCCAGCACGGGTTGATTTAAACCCCAGCAGAGTCCATTTAAAACACTGCTTGGTTCTGCCATTCGATAATTATCAGAGACTGAGAAAGACACTTCAGCTCTCTGAGCCTGGGTTCCTCATCTAGAACACGGGGTTCATAGTGTCTACTTTGCAGAGTTGCAAGGACAAAATGTTTGAGGGCTGGTGGTTCCTTTCTCGTGCCCTCTCTATCTGAAAATGACGCAGCTTCGCCAGGGAGACTGACCTCAGACAACACACTTCCTTAGATGTTACAAGGAAGCCTGCACACAAAACCTGGCAAAAATACCAGCCAAATTGACACTTCTTCCTCACCATTTCCCAGCTTCAGCTGAGTTCAAGGCTCTAACTAAAGTACTCTCCATTTTCAAAACAACTGCAAACAGTAATTCCATATTTCCCCTCCTTACCTTCCAGGAACAGCCTGAGATTGAGGCGAAATCTTCAAGTCCCCTGAACCCTAAAGCTACACAGATAGAATGTCATAGTCTTCTTACCCCATTGACCCAAATTACATAATAGTTCTTGCATCTTCTGCCACATGGATCCTAGAGACGGTCATGCTCATTCTAGTGCTCTCAGATTTGTGCTGAGCCTCTACCATGCAAGGGGACTCTGCTAGGGAAGCTGGCATAATCACCTTTAAGATCAAAGCTCCATCCTCCTTCACATATTCAGGGTGCACAGTCTCCACTTGGGGTAATAAATAGCATATCTTCGATAATCACCAATTTCTTATTGTTTATAAGAATGTCTAATTGGGATGTTATATAACCTTAAAGTACAGAGCATTCTGGAGCTATTAATAACCAGCTATATCCAAATTTTGAGGATTCTTCCAACTTAAGAGTTAGAGGGTGACGGCTGGTAccaatacacacatatacatgccaATGTACACACCCATTGCATATATATAAACCCAGATCCAGCAAATTGAAATAATTTGTCCATGGCCACAAAGCCAATTAACAACTGAGTCAGGAATAAATCCCAGGTTTCCTGGCCTTTGGAAGCTGCTCTTTTCCTCCACACTCCGATCAGTCCAGCTGTGCATCTTCACTGAGGCAGAAATGCCACAGCACTCGGGCTGTGTCCTCATGATGCTAAGTGTGGCTGCTGCAATCATGAGGGCATGGTCTCAACCCCTGACTTAGAATAGTAAGCAAACAAGGGAAATGTCTCATCGTTGTTATTTACTTATTACACATAACCCTCTTGTTCTCCCAAAAGAAATCCGAGGcccttaaaacatattttaacatgAGGCCATTATATGCATGGTGTGGAAAAGTTCAGCTTTAGGGacctcacaggaaaaaaaaaaaaaacaaaaccctggatttaagacaaagaaaaactggaaaggaaaaattTATTCTTGATTGCTTATTTTCACactgggagaaaaaaagcaaaaaatatgagaaaactaatgaattaaaaaataaatatcagtaaCAAGAGTAATGTTTTGTGATATAATCCAGCTTTGGCTCTGAGTAGTATGATCTATGACACAAAAATCGTTATTTCATAATTACCTCAGCATTTTCAAAAGCAACTTAATGAAGATTGTTTCtctgcattcatttttattcaaaacCTTACCAGTTAATCATGAGAAGCTAAAACACACAATGCTAGGAGATTAATATCCCCACACAAGatgcattatttttcctttgcagaCTGTATGAGCCTGTCAAAAATGAAAGCTTTGCTCTGGTTTTGTGAATTTAAAACAGTCACAAAACCCGCTGAGAGCTGAGTTTCTGGGAAAAAGGTGGGACACGCCCGTTTCATTTGGGATTCGGCAACACTTTAAGAGGTTCATTAATCCATATCTTAAAAAGACCCATGACAACCCCATTAACAGCCCATAGGTCAAAGTGATGGATTTAGCTCTAATCCACAGCCAAAAACTAACTCAGAGTCTGAACACCCTTGCGGCCCACCTTCCCTGTCCCAGCCCCTCTACAGCCAAGCTCAGGCAGGCTCCAGGCTTCCCTAATATACTCAGCAAACAATGGAGTTGAgagagtctaaaaaaaaaatcactttatttatttgcagTAATTGTCTGCGTTGGGAATGCTTTACCTATGCAAATAAGATTGATTCTTTTTGGGAGGGGCAGGAAAAGCTCACCAGCTTGCTGCTTTGTACCCTGCTGGGCATCTTGTTAATGCATTGTATGTCATCAGTTCTTAGGAGTTAATGTCATCTCTCCTACTGAAAGGCCTAACCTGTCCCATAACCCCAATCTGGTAGCTTGGAACATTTTATAGCCACTATGTGTTAGCCCAATAAATAATCTATTAAGCACAGCTTCAGCTTCACCTCTTTTGGGCTGAACCTGAATCTCGCAGCTCCCTGGAAACCAAGTACTCTTCTTGGAAATCAACAACCCATTCAGCGTAGAACGTTTGTCCAAATCACTGGACTAAGACACCCTAGTTCAAGCCTGTAACTTACTAGTTCTTTCACTCATAGAATCACTTAATTGAAGGGGGTCTGAGGGGTCAGTCAGTCCACAGCTGCTCTTGACTAACAGAGACACAGAGGCCCCTCCTGCTAAGGGACTTGCTCTGCACCAACACAAATGTACGTGTAGACAGCTGAGCTCAACACTGTGACTCCACCATTGGAACAAGCCCCTCAGACCAGGACCAACTGATTCCATGTGGCTTCCCGCTTCAGGACTGAACTAAATGTTCTTAAGCAAACAGTTAACAGCGGCAAGCCAAAGAACTGGGGGCATGCATCAGGCAGCGGATCTGCATTACAACTCCTTTTCTTTTGGGCTCAGAAGTGTGAAGTTCTGCTGACACTGAGAGCTGCCAAATATGAGCCAACACTGGGCCAGGCCCTGCACAGTGGCCATCTGGGATCAGCCCCCGCTCCCGTTAAGTAACCATCTCCAAGATTTACAAAACCAGGGGCAGGTAACCTGGATGAGCCCTGCCCCCAGGGAAAGGTTTAGGATGCGGTTCTGAGGCCTAGCATGTGCTGGGCACACAGGAGGAACCACTGTCCTTTCCATCCTTCAAGAGGACTGGGAAAACAGAATCCCAGGAAAGAGAACACCTAGGAAAACATATTATCCTCTCACCTGAACTAAAAATTAGCTTTACACTTGGAGTACACATTAGGGGTTGGCAGCAACGTGATGGCAGGATGAACAAAAAGTGCATGCTGCCGGCAATTCATTTCATCAGAACAGATACTCATTGGAGCAAGTATTTTCACACACATGCAATGACTCTTGAGACGGAAGCAGTGGGTAGAAGAAATGAGACAGGTGTGTTTGTTACAAAGGGAACAGTCTGGCAGGGAAGTACAGTACCCTGGTTTCCAATCCTGGTCTCCCACTTCCTAACCTTGTGACCTTGATTAAGTcattcaacctctctgagcctcagtttcctcatcgggGCCAAGGAGAAACAGGAACCTATTTCCCAGAGCGGTTTTGAGGCGCACTGCCCGGCACGGCCTGGACACCCACTAAATAAGAGTTGTTGCCCCCAAATGCTAAGTCTGAACCCAGCTGCATACACATGCCATTATCTAGACCAGACAGGTCTCCAGCTTGCATGTCAAGCCCGTATCTGTctccagaaggcagaggaaagCACCAGGTCCGCCCCGGCAGTTCAGCCTCCAGGCGGGGTTTTGGGCAGGGGAAACTGAAGGATTCAATCGGAAGCCCCGAATGTTTCCAGGCTCTAAGTGGGGAAGGAGGGTAGGACAGGGGCCCGGAGGCGGCCTCCGGGCCCTGCAAAGGGAGCTTTGTTCGCGAGGCGGAGGGCCTGGCTTACCGAGAAGCGCATCCGGAGCCGGTTGGGGGGCGCGCGGGGCACGCAGCAGAGCCAAAGCTCGGCCCGGGTCCGGAGCGCCGGAGCCGCAGGAAGGcgaaggggaggaaaaaaaggaggcTGCCGCCggctcctgcctcattctcccggGCAGCGTTGACCCGCGGGCCGCCGCCGGATGGGGCTGGCCGCCGGGCGCGGGACCCTGTGCGCGCTGCTCATGTCCCCGTCTGCCGCTGGCGAGGTGTGCGCGCAGCCGGCTGGTCTTTGGGCGGCACCCGGGGGCTCCTCATGCCCCGCGCCGGGGCTCGGAGGGAGGACCTCGGGGAGGCAGCgcggaaggaaagagagagaaagagtcagCATGAGAACACGCAGAGCTGCGCCCCGCAGGGGCCGGGGGCTGGCGGGCGCCAGGAGGACCGTGCTGCCCCACCCACCGCGCCTCTGCGCCCCGCGCTGCGCGCCCAGCGGGCGCCGAGCCCCAGAAACTTTAGCACATGGCCGGTCCGGCGGCCGCGGTGGCCGAAGCTGCCCTGCTCTTCGAGCGCCCCCCACtgcttcctgccccagccccagagcGCAGCTTACCAGCGGCGACCATGACCGCAGCGGCGGGGCGCCCACCCGGCCGCACGCAGAGCAGTGCGCACCTgcggggaaggaggaaggggctggCTGCGTCGGGGTCTCTGCTGGGGAGGGGCAGCTCGGCGGCAGCGATCGCCGCGGGTTAAGGCATCCTGCGCGGGGGCTGCGCGCGAGCAGGGTTCGGCAGGCCGGGATGGGGGAGGATCTGTGCGCCCCCCGCCCCAAGGCGCCGCTGCTGACAACGCGCGCGGGCTTCCCCGGCCCCGGGTCTGCGGAGCCAGCCCCGTTACCTAGCGACTCGCTCCGGGGAGCCCACGCTGACGCGCGCGGCGATCCGGGCTGCGGCAGCCGAGGGGcggagaaggaggggagggggagctcCAGTGCCGAGAGGGCTGGCGGCTGCGGGCCGAGCTCCTCCCTCCGCCTCCCTCTCCGCGTTGGGGAGGGGGCCCGGGAAAGACGTGGCCTCCGCCTGGCCCTGGAGGATGGGAGGCCTGCGCGGGGCGGGGGAACGGAGGGAGGCACTAAGTGCTCCTGTCCCCGCAGTGGGGATGCAGCAGCAGGTGGCGGCTACGTGGCCTGTGGAGGCTGGGCACCCAGAGGCGCGCGGTGAGCCCGGCCCCAGCGGGAGCGTGGCGAATGTGGCTGTGGGTGCGTGGATGTGTGGGACACGCTCCCACCCACGTGGCGTACATGGGGACCTGGGGACGCGGGTGAAAGAGGcgcctcctccttcctctggtctccctccctccttcctggaCATTTTGCTCCTGCGCTCTTTCTTCATTATGGAAGCCCAGGTTGCTCGGTTCCCCACTCCAGCTCCTCCCATCTAACAGGGAACAGGAGGATGGCCTGGCAGCTGAAGGTAGTTATGTCGTGGTCAAACCACTACACCCCCAACCCCTGCCGCCCTTTGGCCCCTCCCCAACCCACCCCCGTGTCCAGTTGCCCCACTCGTAGGCCCTATAACCTGCCTCAGGGCGCCTTCCGCTTTCAGGACTTAGGACCTTTGACACAGACTGGGGTTCAAATCCAGGCCCCTCCAATTGCTTGCAGTACGCAGGATGTTTTTACCGTCTTCAGGAAGATGGAGTCCTTGTCTCCAAAGGTCATAGCTAAGTACTAGTACCCAAGGCCTTCCATGAATGTGAACATGATTTTCTAGAAGATAAGCAGCCTGTCTCCTGGTTCTCTGGGACCTCACCAAAATCCACCCCAACGTCCAGGGAGGTAAGGCAAGTGCCGGGAAACACGACGAGGGGGGCAAATTGCCCAGGTCCGCTGGGTGCCTCAGAAGCAGAGCTGGGGGAAGAACCCAGACATCCTGGTTAGCAGGTTACCAGGCCCACCGCTGTGCCCCTTCCCCAGTTGGATGGTGCCAGGAACCTTCTGCCCCTACTTTCCAGAAGATCCTCCTGCCTACCAAAAGGCTGCTTCCTTCCCATCCCTGCTATAGAatcgcctgccacctcacccgcaAGACCAACCCATACCCTCCCTAGCTggcctttctgtcttcctctctggTATGGATGTGGGGAGAAAGATGCAGAGGACAGACTCTGCAGAGATTTAGGGGAATCAGGCCTGCCCAGGAACACCCACACCCTAGCCCTGCAGCTCTACAGGAGAGAGTACCTCCTTGAGGGGCTTTGGGAAACAGCAGAGTCGGAGTGGTTTTTGTTGGCTTATTGACAAGACATTTcctccaattattattattattgagaggCCAGTAACTCCTGTTGAAAAACCCTGCAAGTCTATCGAAACAGAAACCTTGTGTCTTAAGAAATCAGGGTCCAAAGGCCACACTTTTCTGAGAAAAGCACTTTGCATCCCAGCCTGTGTATAACAGTTGCATTCCAACATTTTCCAGTGAAATTGGGAGCAATATCTCTGAATTTCCCAACCAGTTACTATGGGTAGTTGCAGACAGGGAGCTAGACTATTTCTTGGTGCCAAATTGGCAGCCGGCTCTTTCTTCAGCCCCAGTTTCCCAATCTGCAGGTAGAGTTTGATACCTAATTTGTCCGGGAGCCCAGTGCTTACAATAAATGAAACCTCAGAGCTTGGATTCCATGCGTCCCGCTATTCCAGGAAACAAAGCAGCCTGTAAGGAAGTGCGATTCGATGGCACAAATGTCTCATTCATGGTTTGCGGAGATTTGAAAAATGTTGTTTGAGCACAGCAAAAGCCGGCACATACATCTTTTATTGGTGTGTGTATGCATGGGGAAAAAGGGAGCAGGGAAGACTCCTACATTACATAGTCattcttcctgtttttctcaaATAATAGGAAGTGGGGAGTGCACAGGAAAGCCAGGATTGAGGAAGCCCATGATCCCTATGGCCACACAGG
This genomic window from Piliocolobus tephrosceles isolate RC106 chromosome 6, ASM277652v3, whole genome shotgun sequence contains:
- the LOC111538368 gene encoding U1 small nuclear ribonucleoprotein C-like; translated protein: MTFGDKDSIFLKTEHLVPPSVPPPRAGLPSSRARRRPRLSRAPSPTRRGRRREELGPQPPALSALELPLPSFSAPRLPQPGSPRASAWAPRSESLGAHCSACGRVGAPPLRSWSPLVLPPSPGAGHEEPPGAAQRPAGCAHTSPAADGDMSSAHRVPRPAASPIRRRPAGQRCPGE